Proteins from one Cellulosilyticum lentocellum DSM 5427 genomic window:
- a CDS encoding DUF4825 domain-containing protein gives MRKLGRIKESMISLCIVIFCLLGIFIVIIITPRLEAKYESKDEHLEQEMIEVLPEEEQELIIDIEALFEYKGTSINDEEELKELISILPEGNEIEQIIMPNEAGKYGIQIQYKKVSNTSGINRSKVEQMMLLNSTLLMSLCNDLNAITMKTYIGNDFVERFIYKGDLDSYFQEDIRASRTLEEFRKYSECFLKQEAVTQYMGQKYTYSTELGEKVDQFFKLNFPVGQLANEDKMPYIDEDLGEDLIKDYGYRLFVEGLKYNNDYINYYSAYRLLEFYSIPELEEMLIELAICKNRTSNEQVKFACTYVMEILGNQSIQEPTWITRFRENTFGGGRKVYIIREGKIKEWGEWEMPTAIKEFSISPDGEMVWCYGVTSEQEYAYVAPIENEECYSLGNIEVEMKNDEAIPELMSWAKEQLKRKSLLTPIELNSNLEVKADWFSKAFLKLQFISNEQKKAQDLFYNPETHLLTPVTLDDEDYSLTQLVYDLNETLSLKGYTHIAQGGIEAEGVRLYLGEDYITVYEYSSIEEQEKSKQSLQELILGSNTSRTKKKVYFFEKGRLQIVYEGTEPEIIEYLIKELDIPAN, from the coding sequence ATGCGAAAATTAGGGCGTATAAAAGAAAGTATGATCAGCTTATGCATTGTTATTTTTTGTTTACTGGGGATTTTTATTGTAATAATCATTACTCCACGTTTAGAAGCAAAGTATGAATCAAAAGATGAACACTTGGAGCAAGAAATGATAGAAGTTTTACCAGAAGAAGAGCAAGAGTTAATAATTGATATTGAAGCATTATTTGAATATAAGGGTACCTCTATTAATGATGAAGAAGAGTTGAAGGAACTAATAAGTATTTTACCAGAAGGAAATGAGATAGAGCAGATTATTATGCCTAATGAGGCAGGAAAGTATGGAATACAAATACAGTATAAAAAGGTATCGAATACTAGTGGGATAAATAGAAGCAAAGTTGAGCAGATGATGCTTTTAAATAGTACCCTATTAATGAGTCTGTGCAATGACTTAAATGCAATTACAATGAAGACTTATATAGGAAATGATTTTGTGGAGCGATTTATTTATAAGGGAGATTTAGATAGCTACTTTCAAGAAGATATTAGAGCAAGTCGAACGTTAGAAGAGTTTAGGAAATATAGTGAGTGCTTTTTGAAACAAGAAGCTGTTACACAATATATGGGTCAAAAGTATACATACAGTACAGAGCTAGGAGAAAAAGTTGATCAGTTTTTTAAACTCAATTTCCCAGTAGGTCAATTGGCAAATGAAGATAAAATGCCCTATATAGATGAGGACTTGGGAGAAGATTTAATCAAGGATTATGGATATCGTTTGTTTGTAGAAGGGTTAAAATATAATAATGACTATATCAATTATTATAGTGCATATCGTTTACTAGAATTTTATAGTATACCTGAATTAGAAGAAATGCTAATAGAGTTAGCTATCTGCAAAAATAGGACAAGCAATGAACAAGTTAAATTTGCATGTACTTATGTAATGGAAATACTGGGAAATCAATCTATACAGGAGCCGACTTGGATAACAAGGTTTAGAGAAAATACTTTTGGTGGTGGAAGAAAGGTATATATAATTCGAGAGGGGAAAATAAAAGAGTGGGGAGAATGGGAGATGCCAACAGCTATCAAGGAGTTTTCTATATCACCTGACGGAGAAATGGTATGGTGTTATGGCGTAACATCAGAACAGGAGTATGCTTATGTAGCACCAATCGAAAATGAGGAATGTTATAGTCTGGGTAATATAGAAGTTGAAATGAAAAATGATGAAGCTATTCCAGAATTAATGAGTTGGGCAAAAGAACAGTTAAAACGAAAATCACTTCTGACACCTATAGAATTAAATAGCAATTTAGAGGTCAAAGCAGATTGGTTTAGTAAAGCCTTTTTAAAACTACAATTTATTTCAAATGAGCAAAAAAAAGCACAAGACTTATTTTATAATCCAGAAACACACCTATTAACACCAGTAACGCTTGATGATGAAGATTATAGCTTAACACAGTTGGTGTATGATTTAAATGAAACATTATCATTAAAGGGATATACACATATTGCGCAAGGAGGAATAGAAGCAGAAGGGGTAAGATTATATTTAGGAGAGGATTATATAACAGTCTATGAATATAGTAGTATAGAGGAGCAAGAGAAAAGTAAGCAATCATTGCAAGAATTGATACTAGGGAGCAATACGAGTCGTACTAAGAAAAAAGTATACTTTTTTGAAAAGGGAAGGTTACAAATAGTTTATGAGGGAACTGAGCCTGAGATAATAGAGTATCTAATAAAAGAATTGGATATTCCTGCAAATTAG
- a CDS encoding PRK06851 family protein: MKKIGTALEEKEYSVEYIHCSSDPDSLDGLICRTLSIGIVDGTSPHVVEPTAPGAIEEYINLGIAWNIEELSKHKKEILYLQEEIAACYPKAYEKFAEALAIHDEWEKIYIDHMNFKKANVLTQEVISEILGATQLSKRSTIMHRFFGGSTPKGAFDFVPDLIEPMKKRYFIKGRPGSGKSTLLKKLLATAQLRGLDVEVYHCGFDPDSLDMLIIPELEVCIFDSTSPHEYFPKREDDHTIDMYKQLISPDTDLTYEKELAHISKRYKFCVKEGLSHLTYAKMLHDDLEKYYIDATDFTILDDIYTHLMKHITSRILPLK; this comes from the coding sequence ATGAAAAAAATAGGTACTGCATTAGAAGAAAAAGAATACTCTGTTGAATATATTCATTGCTCCTCCGATCCAGATTCATTGGATGGTCTTATCTGTAGAACGCTTAGTATAGGCATAGTAGATGGTACTTCTCCTCATGTAGTAGAACCTACTGCACCTGGTGCTATAGAAGAATATATTAATCTAGGCATAGCTTGGAATATTGAAGAATTAAGTAAGCACAAAAAAGAAATTCTTTATCTACAAGAAGAAATTGCTGCTTGTTATCCAAAAGCTTATGAGAAATTTGCAGAAGCTCTTGCTATTCATGATGAATGGGAAAAAATTTATATCGATCATATGAACTTCAAAAAAGCCAATGTTTTAACTCAGGAAGTTATTAGTGAAATATTAGGCGCCACACAACTTTCTAAACGAAGTACAATTATGCATCGCTTCTTTGGTGGCTCCACTCCTAAAGGTGCCTTTGACTTTGTCCCAGATTTAATCGAACCTATGAAAAAGCGTTATTTTATCAAAGGACGCCCTGGCTCTGGCAAATCAACATTACTCAAAAAACTATTAGCTACGGCTCAACTTAGAGGTTTAGATGTAGAAGTCTATCATTGTGGCTTTGATCCTGATAGCTTAGATATGCTTATCATACCAGAGCTTGAAGTTTGTATATTTGACAGTACCTCACCTCATGAGTATTTTCCCAAAAGAGAAGATGATCATACTATTGATATGTATAAACAACTCATTTCTCCTGATACCGACCTTACTTATGAAAAAGAATTAGCTCATATTTCTAAACGCTATAAATTTTGTGTAAAAGAGGGCCTCTCACATCTTACTTATGCTAAAATGCTACATGATGATCTGGAAAAGTATTATATTGATGCCACTGATTTTACAATACTAGATGATATTTATACTCACTTAATGAAACACATCACTTCTCGTATCCTACCTCTTAAATAA
- a CDS encoding YfgJ family double zinc ribbon protein, which produces MKEKAYCPTCKKELELIAACGAANYFCNYCKKLVSSKSILKEEDIQEESPKEQ; this is translated from the coding sequence ATGAAGGAAAAGGCATATTGTCCCACTTGTAAAAAGGAATTAGAACTAATTGCTGCATGTGGAGCTGCTAATTATTTTTGTAATTATTGTAAGAAATTAGTTTCGAGTAAAAGTATTTTAAAGGAAGAAGACATACAAGAAGAATCACCAAAAGAACAATAA
- a CDS encoding fructose-1,6-bisphosphatase, which produces MEAEEINLKLLKFLAKQYPTMDHAITEMINLQAILNLPKATEHFVSDIHGEYEAFSHVLRNASGVLKTRIDELFINEMSDKERRAFAILIYYPEKKMKQVADIEEEMNEWYRINLLRVIRLCKVISSKYTRSKVRKALPKEFAYIMEELLNEQVDTPNKEQYYYEIVDRIISLNKAEAFMCAFCHLIQRLAIGHLHVLGDIFDRGPRADKVMDILQQYHSVDIQWGNHDILWMGAASGSGACIANIIRNACKYSNLETLEDGYGINLLPLATFALDQYKDQDYSLFMPVIDNEWDTKQDDVRLVALMHMAITFIQFKLEHQLIEKCFDKEMKNRDLLGKINYEEYTITIDGMTHQLNADVFKGINPKAPYDLSKEEIEVIDRLRSSFLQSSKLQEHIQFMFTNGSMYKVYNNNLLYHGCILLTEEGTFKQIQLDGKYYSGKAYLERLEAIVREGYFNVLDKEAKQKGMDIMWYLWCGSNSPVFGKQKMTTFERYFIQNEETWKEPKNSYYEYLDDEEMAMRLLMEFGINSEEGHIINGHVPVQVKKGEKPIKAGGKIIVIDGGFTKAYQKITGIAGYTLIYNSFGLQLASHEPFEGVEEAITSEKDMVTSMNVIEYIPTRKRVKDTDIGKDIDGQIKALLTLVEYYQLGLLKTKES; this is translated from the coding sequence ATGGAAGCAGAAGAGATTAATTTGAAACTACTTAAATTTTTGGCAAAACAATATCCAACAATGGATCATGCCATTACAGAGATGATAAACTTACAGGCAATATTAAATTTACCTAAGGCCACTGAACATTTCGTATCAGATATTCATGGAGAGTATGAGGCATTTTCTCATGTACTTCGTAATGCTTCAGGTGTATTAAAGACCAGAATAGATGAACTTTTTATCAATGAAATGTCAGATAAAGAGAGAAGAGCTTTTGCGATTTTAATCTATTATCCTGAGAAAAAGATGAAGCAAGTTGCGGATATTGAAGAAGAAATGAATGAGTGGTATAGGATAAATTTATTAAGAGTTATCAGACTATGTAAAGTGATTTCTTCTAAATATACACGATCAAAAGTAAGAAAAGCATTACCAAAAGAATTTGCATATATTATGGAAGAACTACTTAATGAACAGGTAGATACCCCTAATAAGGAACAGTATTACTATGAAATTGTAGATCGTATTATTAGTTTAAACAAAGCAGAAGCTTTCATGTGTGCTTTTTGCCATCTTATTCAAAGACTAGCTATAGGACATTTACATGTTTTAGGGGATATTTTTGATAGAGGTCCTCGTGCTGATAAGGTGATGGATATTTTACAGCAATATCACTCTGTAGATATTCAGTGGGGAAATCATGATATACTATGGATGGGAGCTGCTTCAGGTAGCGGAGCCTGTATTGCTAATATTATTAGAAATGCCTGTAAATATTCTAATTTAGAAACTTTAGAAGATGGGTATGGCATCAATTTATTGCCATTAGCCACATTTGCTTTAGACCAATATAAGGACCAAGATTATAGTTTATTTATGCCGGTTATAGATAATGAATGGGATACAAAACAAGACGATGTAAGATTAGTCGCATTAATGCATATGGCTATTACTTTTATTCAGTTTAAACTAGAACATCAACTTATTGAGAAATGCTTTGATAAGGAAATGAAGAATAGAGATTTATTAGGTAAAATTAATTATGAGGAATATACCATTACAATTGACGGAATGACACATCAGTTAAATGCTGATGTTTTTAAGGGGATTAATCCGAAAGCACCATATGACTTATCCAAAGAAGAAATAGAGGTAATAGATAGATTAAGAAGTTCTTTTTTACAAAGTAGTAAGTTACAAGAACATATTCAATTTATGTTTACTAATGGGAGTATGTACAAAGTATACAATAATAACTTGCTTTATCATGGATGCATTTTGTTAACAGAAGAAGGAACATTTAAGCAGATACAATTAGATGGTAAATATTATTCTGGTAAAGCCTATCTAGAGCGTTTAGAAGCAATTGTTAGAGAAGGATATTTTAATGTATTAGATAAAGAAGCAAAACAAAAAGGTATGGATATAATGTGGTATCTTTGGTGCGGTAGTAATTCTCCGGTATTTGGAAAGCAAAAAATGACTACCTTTGAGAGATACTTCATACAAAATGAGGAAACTTGGAAGGAACCTAAAAATAGTTATTATGAGTACCTAGATGATGAGGAAATGGCAATGAGATTATTAATGGAGTTTGGTATTAATAGTGAAGAAGGGCACATTATTAATGGGCATGTACCGGTACAGGTGAAGAAGGGGGAAAAACCTATCAAAGCAGGAGGAAAAATTATTGTTATAGATGGGGGATTCACAAAGGCTTATCAAAAAATTACAGGTATAGCTGGCTATACTTTAATTTATAATTCATTTGGGCTACAACTTGCATCTCATGAACCATTTGAAGGAGTGGAAGAAGCAATTACTTCTGAGAAGGATATGGTAACTTCTATGAATGTGATAGAATACATACCAACCCGTAAACGAGTGAAGGATACAGATATCGGAAAAGATATTGATGGACAAATTAAAGCACTCCTAACACTTGTAGAGTATTATCAATTAGGTTTATTAAAAACAAAAGAAAGTTAG
- the ispF gene encoding 2-C-methyl-D-erythritol 2,4-cyclodiphosphate synthase translates to MLRVGMGYDVHQLVEERKLIIGGVEIPHHKGLLGHSDADVLIHAIMDALIGAIGEGDIGKHFPDTDPKYKGINSMELLQHVGQLLKEKNAVIHNIDATIIAQQPKMAPHIMKMRENVAEVLQIQVSQINIKATTEEKLGFTGEEKGISSQAITLVDLMD, encoded by the coding sequence ATGTTAAGAGTTGGTATGGGATATGATGTTCATCAGTTAGTAGAAGAAAGAAAACTTATTATAGGGGGAGTAGAAATTCCACATCACAAAGGCTTGCTAGGTCATTCAGATGCAGATGTTCTCATTCACGCCATTATGGATGCGCTTATTGGTGCTATAGGTGAGGGTGATATAGGAAAGCATTTTCCAGATACAGATCCTAAGTATAAAGGAATTAATAGTATGGAACTATTACAACATGTTGGACAGCTTTTAAAAGAAAAAAATGCAGTCATTCACAATATTGATGCAACCATTATCGCCCAACAACCTAAGATGGCTCCTCATATTATGAAAATGAGAGAAAATGTTGCTGAGGTTTTACAAATTCAAGTAAGCCAAATCAATATTAAAGCAACAACAGAGGAGAAATTAGGTTTTACAGGTGAAGAAAAAGGTATTTCAAGCCAAGCAATTACTTTAGTTGATCTAATGGATTAA
- a CDS encoding Cof-type HAD-IIB family hydrolase yields MKKTIYISDLDGTLLSQNKEMSNVSKNILNQLKKEGCNFSIATARTPATVEVILKELDIQEPIILMNGAVLYDLKNHRYLEVEFISQQVVKQVLMQLDYLIETSFIYTIDNNELIVHYQQLENEYKIAFYQERAKSPYKCFTQQILKDYTKVAYFVFLDTEDRIKMIYERVKKIDGIALVMYKDVYSKEGYILEIYSDRATKGNAINKLKRRGYENVICFGDNLNDLCMFKVADEAYAVGNAMQEVKENATAVIGNNNDDSVAKFIQLHYEKMKEKENGLC; encoded by the coding sequence ATGAAAAAGACAATATATATATCAGATTTAGATGGGACATTATTGAGTCAGAACAAAGAAATGTCTAATGTTTCTAAAAATATACTTAACCAGCTAAAAAAGGAAGGCTGTAATTTTTCTATTGCCACAGCTAGGACACCTGCTACAGTAGAAGTGATTTTAAAAGAACTGGATATTCAGGAACCTATTATTTTAATGAATGGAGCAGTTTTGTACGATTTAAAGAATCATCGATATTTAGAGGTAGAGTTCATTTCACAGCAGGTTGTAAAGCAAGTATTAATGCAGTTGGATTATTTGATAGAAACGAGTTTTATTTATACAATAGATAATAATGAATTAATAGTACATTATCAGCAGTTAGAAAATGAGTATAAAATAGCTTTTTATCAGGAAAGAGCTAAATCACCATATAAATGTTTTACACAACAAATATTAAAAGATTATACTAAAGTTGCATATTTTGTATTTTTAGACACAGAAGATAGAATTAAAATGATTTATGAAAGAGTGAAAAAAATCGATGGGATTGCTTTAGTTATGTATAAAGATGTCTACAGCAAGGAAGGTTATATTTTAGAAATCTATAGTGATAGAGCTACCAAAGGCAATGCAATTAATAAGTTGAAGAGAAGAGGATATGAGAATGTCATTTGTTTTGGAGACAATCTAAATGATTTATGCATGTTTAAAGTAGCAGATGAAGCTTATGCTGTGGGAAATGCGATGCAAGAAGTAAAAGAAAATGCAACAGCAGTTATAGGAAATAATAATGATGATAGTGTAGCTAAATTTATTCAACTTCATTATGAAAAAATGAAAGAAAAGGAGAATGGATTATGTTAA
- a CDS encoding YjfB family protein yields MDIAQLSTAMAMQNTSVEVSVAVMKMGKELVEQNGSQITNMMKQMELSINPHIGSNIDVTL; encoded by the coding sequence ATGGATATTGCACAATTAAGTACGGCTATGGCTATGCAAAATACAAGTGTAGAGGTAAGTGTAGCAGTTATGAAAATGGGAAAAGAGCTTGTAGAACAAAATGGTAGTCAAATAACAAATATGATGAAACAAATGGAGTTATCCATTAACCCACATATTGGTAGTAATATTGATGTGACTTTATAA
- a CDS encoding M48 family metallopeptidase, giving the protein MKLNFDYKGTKITYDLTYKKTKAISIKITEEGKVNVIAPIGTSIYAVMDKVKGNAPWIISELYRNRPQASQSQLLEQYTYLGKNYKLEIVTSSELKEIKVKMLRGKLVVETYTESTAEIRQAIIDWYKQKVNAKIKERLKAYKEMFEMVPAQVEVMDDNTILFRSDETCITANVRVGIMPVEIIDYILVSSLCRINGLVDGKEVGKMEEIIPSFEKSKEWLEENKNKLTL; this is encoded by the coding sequence ATGAAACTTAACTTTGATTACAAAGGCACCAAGATAACCTATGACTTAACGTATAAGAAAACAAAGGCGATATCTATCAAAATTACTGAAGAGGGCAAAGTGAACGTTATTGCACCAATAGGTACCTCTATTTATGCTGTCATGGATAAAGTAAAAGGAAATGCACCATGGATTATCAGTGAGCTATATCGCAATAGACCACAAGCATCGCAGTCACAATTACTAGAACAATATACGTATTTAGGAAAGAACTATAAGTTAGAGATAGTAACTAGTTCTGAACTAAAAGAAATTAAAGTAAAGATGTTAAGAGGAAAACTTGTAGTTGAAACTTATACAGAATCTACTGCAGAAATAAGACAAGCTATTATTGATTGGTATAAGCAAAAAGTAAATGCGAAGATCAAAGAGCGTTTAAAGGCATATAAAGAAATGTTCGAAATGGTGCCAGCACAAGTTGAAGTAATGGATGATAATACAATTTTATTCCGTAGTGATGAAACCTGCATAACTGCCAATGTAAGAGTGGGAATAATGCCTGTAGAGATTATAGATTATATTTTAGTAAGTAGTTTATGTCGTATAAATGGTCTAGTAGATGGAAAAGAAGTAGGTAAAATGGAAGAAATTATTCCAAGCTTTGAAAAAAGTAAAGAATGGTTAGAAGAAAATAAGAATAAGTTAACTCTATAA
- a CDS encoding nucleoside triphosphate pyrophosphohydrolase family protein — MSTELEAFQDFIDTILIRNKSILDQTTKLQDACTHLCRTISKAATTCGCITIEAHKQTYTFTESSSIEEIKNAMCTHISGKLCPSCEDLFEKELGRVLFYLGAIANTFDLSLSDVLEKEKYRTELLGKYSLR, encoded by the coding sequence ATGTCAACTGAACTTGAAGCCTTTCAAGATTTCATCGATACTATTTTAATAAGAAATAAGAGTATCTTAGATCAAACTACTAAGTTACAAGATGCCTGCACACACCTCTGCCGAACTATTTCTAAAGCTGCTACCACCTGTGGCTGCATTACAATAGAGGCTCATAAACAAACCTATACTTTCACTGAAAGTTCATCTATAGAAGAAATTAAAAATGCAATGTGTACTCATATTTCAGGGAAATTATGTCCTAGTTGTGAAGATCTTTTTGAAAAGGAATTAGGGCGTGTTCTTTTCTATTTAGGTGCTATAGCTAACACTTTTGACCTCTCGCTTTCAGATGTATTAGAAAAAGAAAAATACCGCACTGAACTACTGGGCAAATACTCCTTGCGCTAA
- a CDS encoding NUDIX domain-containing protein produces the protein MNLRPRAAAVILNEHNELLVLRQKDPRTGFEWWTLPGGGMEPEESVIDTIVREVEEECHVRCRPIQLIYMSEYVDYAINTHHLGMFFLTTVDNIEDLEAGTDPEVVEQYIKECRFISEQELKSSGIPIFPPVFKEQFWEDLKTGFVGHEVYQRGQVETE, from the coding sequence ATGAATCTACGACCAAGAGCTGCCGCTGTCATATTAAATGAACACAATGAACTACTTGTTCTTCGTCAAAAAGATCCCCGTACAGGCTTTGAATGGTGGACCCTTCCTGGTGGAGGTATGGAACCTGAAGAAAGTGTTATTGATACCATTGTACGCGAAGTTGAAGAAGAGTGTCATGTTCGTTGTCGTCCTATACAGCTTATTTATATGAGTGAATATGTGGATTATGCTATCAATACACATCATCTAGGAATGTTTTTTTTAACCACTGTAGATAATATTGAAGATTTAGAAGCTGGTACTGATCCTGAAGTTGTAGAACAATATATTAAAGAATGTCGCTTCATTTCTGAACAGGAATTAAAATCTTCTGGAATTCCTATATTCCCTCCTGTGTTCAAAGAACAATTTTGGGAGGACTTAAAAACTGGTTTTGTTGGGCATGAGGTTTACCAACGTGGTCAAGTTGAAACAGAATAA